TTATATCATGTTGTTTCTGGTCTGTTTTAGTTTTTTTATGTATGGTGGAAACATGAATAGATTTATACACGTTATTTGGGTCTTAATGGTGTTTCCACTTGATGGAACACAAAAGTGAGTATAAAGGTATTCTTCACGACGTGCACATTTTACACTTCGACGTTGTAAACATTGTACACAATGCCCATATCGTTCACGTTGCTCACTTTGTTTAAATTTGTCCGCTGTACAACGCTGAATAGTCTTTGTTTCATGGTTTGCACTACACTTTGCATATCTAGACTCTTAAATGACTGATgctataatgtttttttttttttattcttagTGTATTACAGTATCTTTCATTTATGAAGCTATATTAAATTCAATGTATTTGTTCACATTGTAATTGTACACAAATAAATCACTACTTTATTACAGGTGGTTCAAGCTCATGTGGTGTAAGAAAATCAGTAAAGAAACAGAATAAGGGTGATGTATCACATAGATATGAAGATATAAATGTTTTATTTAACAAAAGAACTAATGAAATTAGAATTTACAAATATGAGGGAGTAAAGATGTAAATATTTAGAAGGTGACCTAGAAGGTAACCTCTTATAAcaagttaaatgcatacaataggagaaaatacaaagttgaatgcatacaataggacttttgaaagttgaatgcatacaataggattttgatgaaagttcaatgcattttggtGTCATTTtccctaatattaatattaaatattaattaatattattaatatatatactaatGACAAGAGAATTTCCAGCCCTCATATTGCTCCGTTTACTATTCACGCTTTTGTTAAACGTTATCCACTTTTTACATATTGGTTTCAACACATTTTTATATTGTAAGTCAATTTTTCAACTTCTTTTTTTCTATGTAAATCCAATTTATTATTCTTCATTAAACAAtcttttttatttatcatttttaaaAAATTCGTTTGGCACTTTTTAGAAGAGCATATACTACCTGGTGAGTTAAGTTAAGGTTAAAGATAGAAAAAAAATAATCTTTGTTTTTTTATCATTGTCGTTAAAATATATTTTATACCAATATGATTGATTATATTTTGTTCAAAAATGATCTCATATACATAAAATTATGTCACACCAtttcataaaaatatatatatctgataCAACGTACGTAATTAAATAATACACATCCATAAACACTCAAAATCAGTATCGCAACCGTTGCAACGCGTAGTTACTTCATTATCTTGTTTATACCAATCATCCCTTAAAGTTCTTTGTATGCTtgtacataaaattaataaaattaaaatttgaaGTATAATGAAATGATAACATCTTTTAAAAATTGtgtgattttatatataaaataaaattttgatGCTGTGTATTTTCTTTTCTATTTCCATTTCTATTTCAACATCTACATCTACTTCTACTTCTATCtgcatgaaaacatacttaaaaatatataaaacttaTCACAGTTGAGAACAAGTGTTTGTTATTCGTATTACTTTGAATACACTACGATACAAAGAATATATAGGAAACTAGATACAACAAATGTTTGACTGATACATATATCCAGGAGAGTAAGTTGGGCTCTCCATAATAAGTGGAATATAAGTTACAACACGTGCAAGTCAAGATGTGCTAATACGCCCCCTTAAGATGGAGGTACCATCGGTAACGCCAATCTTGGACTGAAAGCGAAGAAACGGTAGACGGGGAAGCGGCTTGGTTAAGGTGTCAGCTACTTGATCTTTATTACTGATGTGCTGGATAGTGAGTGTGCCATTTTGAATGTGCTCCCGAACTAAATGGTAATCGAGTGCGATGTGCTTCATTCGGCTATGAAAAACTGGATTGGCCCACAAGTAAGTGGCACCAACATTGTCGCAAAACAGTGAGGGACTGTGGTGTTGTGTGATACCCAATTCAGTAAGCAAGTTGTGAATCCATAAGATCTCGGAGGTGGCATTGGCAATTGCTTTGTACTCGGCTTCGGTTGAGGAGTGAGATACCGATTTCTATCGTGCTGATTTCCACGAAATGATGTTGCCTCCAAGATATATAGCATAGCCTGTAGTGGATCTACCATATCCATTTGTACCTCCCCAATCGGAATCACTAAACGTACTTAGAGACAAAGTTTGAACTTTTTGAAGAAATAAGCCATGATGAATGGTTCCTTTTAAGCAACGAAGTAGCCGTTTAATAGCGTTCCAGTGATCATCGGAGGGATTATGCATGAATTGGGATAACTTATTTGTCGCATAAGCAATATCGGGTTGGGTCATGGCCAAGTATTGAAGTTTCCCTACAACTCTTCTAAAGGCAGTAGAATTTGTGGATGATGTTGCTTCAACAGGAGGAATAGAAGTAGAGGTATTCATGGGAGTTGTGACTTCCTTGGCACCATCCATGTCTTGATCGAGGAGAATGTCTATGATGTGTGTATGTTGTGACCAAAAAAGTCCACTGTTGGTGGAGATAACTTCCACACCAAGAAATTGACGCAGCTCACCCAAGTCTTTTAATGTGAAACGAGTGTGCAACTGATGAACCATGTTGTCTATTACATGTGTGTTATTTCCTGTAATCAGAATATCGTCCACGTATACTAGCATATAAATAGACACACCTTTCGATTTGTAAATAAACAGAGAAGCATCAGCTACTGAGTTAGTAAACCCGAGTGATAAAAGATGTGTTTTGAGCTTTGTGTACCATGCTCTCGGAGCTTGCTTTAACCCATAGATAGCTTTGCGGAGTTTGCAAACATGGTTGGGGTATTCGGGATGTATAAATCCTGGGAGTTGGatcatatatacatattcattaagGGTACCATTTAAGAATGCGTTGTTAATGTCTAGTTGTCTGATTTTCCAGTTTTGGGATAACGCGAGACATAAGACAACACGAATTATGATCGGTTTGGTAACATGGCTGAAAGTATCAGTGTAATCAACACCGGGTCACTGATGAAACCCTTTTGCAACGAGGCGAGCTTTGAATTTTTGAATGAAGCCATCAGGAAAATGCTTGACCTGGAACACCCATTTGTTCTCGATTAGATTTTGTGATGTTTTTGGAACAAGATCCCACGTTTTGTTTTTGAGTAAAGCATTAAATTCTTCGGACATGGCATCACGCCATTATGGTTGTTTAAGTGCTTCCGTGTAGCAGGTGGGCTCAATATTAGGTGACAGTGGGTGGGCTGTAACAGTGTTCAAAAATTTGGGACCATAATATTTTGGATTTTTGGTGCGAGAACGAGCTGGTTGAGATAAGGTGTTTGGAGGTGGTTCACTGGTTTGAGCAGAGATATTAGTTGATATGGTAGTAGGTTCGGAGATGGGAGGGTCTGCAAGGGTgttggtgtaacgacccgaccaaaccgttattgacggcgccgctacttaggtcccgttgcgtggtcgtagtccctatatgagactcgtttgaccaaaattatgtcgcattcatttgaaaggtacaagacttgcaagtttagtttacaaaaccgttcgacaacaagtctaagtttacaaaagtcataaagtataaatgaaataacctgcgacataatataagttgaaaaacacagttgctataaatagcgtaagtatgtaaacaaaagtttgaatccgaaagtgctatccctagcgtatgtatgtatgtatgcttgaccccaagcaagaaatcagagtgtatgcatgtatgctcgactccaagcaagtatgagtgtacgcggaagcatgtatcaaatagccaagtatgaacctgagaaacatatagaaaactgtcaacgaaaaacgttggtgagatcataaatgtatttgtaaaagtatactttgaaccacaatagtttgtatagatgattatccaaatcgtatttattccgaagaatgtagtttgcattgcgagcacccaattaccaaagcttaactgaatcttccctctgaattttgaatatagtgttagaacatacactatgcacgttgaaattatatttcatccactaacggtagcgaaccgtctgaatgagggttcgttaaacccgtatggccacacaacataatcactcgcttacacttacaccctgcaagtggaactaatgataattggattgaggacttttgttctaactcgtctgtatctttgtattcgtatttatgttcaaagtataaaagtatgaaaagtatatatacatgtgaaatgtatataagtatgtaatgtatatgtttctcagcccacgaattaaaagtataaaaagttgttgaaaaggtgggactatgatctcacctcgagtgcacgagtacaaaagtacttcacaaagtaacgtatgcatgaaagttgcttagccttgacctaaacaagtaagttgtatcaattaaccggttacgatacaaggtcgggtgaaatgtgttcaattagtcctatggctcgttacgactcgattaagtatagcatgtgaatcacgttgtcaagtttcatacaagaaacaagtataaaagcatgttagaatgattgtataaaagtttggttaagtttgactaaaagtcaaacttggtcaaagtcaacgaaaaagtcaacacgttcgggttcggtcccgaactatttttctgaggtttttattcatatataagcatattagaacaagtttcatgtgaatcggaggtcgatagctagtcaaacatttcgcgtgaaatgcgccaaagtgagcagaatctggccaggcgattctgcgcgccgcgcggggatgtggcgcgccgcgccactacctggccagagaattctggtcagttttcagagtatgcacgaaccaaaacacaaacattcacattttatgatccgcaaacaattagaacatgtattttatatcatcggaaagctatttcgacaaggaatacaactaaccacatatcattaatcaaaaacatcatttacaataaccgaaaactcgtcaattgatcaagaaaggtttattttcaaagtttcaagttcgtaaaacgtattttatgattcgggaatccaatttacacatacgatatgccgttttgaaggtaatgaagcatacattacaactaagcacttactaataacatttcatggcattcgaaacatcaaaagctcgttttaagtctatcaaaccctaaccaaaatccgcaaaaatcaatattcatgtttttgaagtttccttaatcaacctacgcatcaaaacgaagctagtgatactagtaacacaattaaaacatgcactttaacaatctaacaacattaactcatccaaaatcaaggattaagctaacccatttcaaatgttcaaactagttactcaaaacaacgaatcgagcaaacaaaacatatattcatgttatacacgagccatagacactaactaacacaatttcaagtatataaaacgaatttagagaaatttagtgttttagaaatgttacccaaaatggatgaaattggtaccaaatcgaagaggatgatgagaggatcacgaatatgtaatttgttttgaagtttgcttcccgatccgaatttagatgatgaattatgtttgtgttcttgagagaaaaaaagaaagaaagagggaGAGAGGGAGGTGATTGaatgaatgaaaaatgggttgactagttgacctagtcaactagtttgcccatttggcaactccggtccctcgagtttcaaagcgggtgcgggatttaaccaaacgaatattttaaaaacgctcaagtaaacgagtggtgttataattaaataacgagaatattataaacgttagtcaacggaaattgggaatttaaatagcgaaagatattatttaaaaaaaaaaagacggtgttaaaaataaatttaacggaaaaacgcgggatgttacattatccacacctcaaaagaaatttcgtcccgaaatttagttggaagtagtagttgttgaatcttactcgagatcttgcgttgtaaattctacgaataagtgaaggtacgtccttgagtatttccacgaattttgacggtcgggatcatatgttgttttaaggtttggcttccatgattcatggtttcaaccggtcctcctaggaagtgagggttatcgtcgatagtgagttcattaaaggagataacaagttctcgtttcgcaaaacacgtctttgagttgatacatcgaatgtaggataaacggagacccaaaatgagtcggaaaagtctaaacggctagcgacggttccaaaacaccccaagtatttaaaggatcaaaatatcgcggatttagcttcctacgttttcccgaaacggattgcacctttccaaggtgcgactcttaacgtgacgcggtttcccacgtggaatttgaaatgtttacgtctaacatcggcgtagctcttggtgattacgagtcgcgttgggtcttgcttgaatatgtataaattttctcggttgttcatgaataaactcggccccggtgagttgatcatcgtttacttggttcgacaaaaaggagaatgacgtttccggtcacatgtggtttcaaaaggagtgacgttaaaactcgaatgaaaatcattgtagtacgaggattcggttaaaggaaaatacttttctcaagtaaatttgaagttagtaatacaaacttgtattatggtttccaaggtttaaatcgcatgtttgttcggtccgtcgggttgtggatggtacgcggtgctcatgtctaaacgcggtcccgaggctttttgtaaggcactccaaaatctagaagtgaaacgaggatctcgatccgaaacggggtacatttccctaaggcatattgaacaagtttgctaggaattgaaaacgttagctaggacaagtttctcaagaaaattcgcgtcgcggaagatttatcggtttccaaaaacgttcgtcggggcaagttcttatcgggttttgaaaacgattgttaggactatccaccctcgcggcgaatacttgtatgacgtgaagagtcgttctccattgagaatttagaataaggacctcctgaaccggaagtacgagggtgatgcaagagaagtttccgccccgatgtgagcataacgagtaaattgtagttagtcaataagactgcgcgaggacgagctagtatacccgtgtgacatacggttgaagtcgaatggaatcggtaattcattcggaagcataaatataatttgacaataattgaaggtgtgtccccggtatggttgttataattattctcggagttttcggatgtccaaacatgaaaggatgaagtcatgtacatggcacatggtggtgtttaggttgatcgagtctaaccaccatcacgcgtcactagaactttggtatgtcttaccgtaatataaccacgttgatcgagtgtcgttatattacgccaaatcatacttccattcccacatcactccatgagttcaagttcgtgtcatcgtgaaaatctaaaatgaacaaaatgtaacgacgtctcaaacatgattcgtattgaatcgaaagaattagtgcaactctaaagatgcgtttccccgagggaagtgtataagtgattgttcacgtcaatgcggttcgaatcagacaataaagtagttaggtatgaaaagagtaacgagtcatgatagcgagtagtacgcaaccgtagcgataaatagtgatgacgatactcacctagagtagtgacagtgactttacaatactcatggatagtaagctaagacggggtggataacaaccaaagaatttgagttcccgagctagagtagctaacgaagtcgcggtcatccgtacgcgtatgaatcttgaattcacgtgttttaccaaaaattggcggaatacgagttcgtatgatgaaggttgggtaccattaaaaagtttgcctaagaatgattcaagtataatgcacaagtagtcaagtaagtgctatctatagcaatgtatgtcagaatgcaaatgctaactatccggttgtagtctagactcactaatgcgtcttaacgactctgttagacacactaatgcacgtcctagttccctacaaccaacgctctgataccacttgtaacgacccgaccaaaccgttattgacggcgccgctacttaggtcccgttgcgtggtcgtagtccctatatgagactcgtttgaccaaaattatgtcgcattcatttgaaaggtacaagacttgcaagtttagtttacaaaaccgttcgacaacaagtctaagtttacaaaagtcataaagtataaatgaaataacctgcgacataatataagttgaaaaacacagttgctataaatagcgtaagtatgtaaacaaaagtttgaatccgaaagtgctatccctagcgtatgtatgtatgtatgcttgaccccaagcaagaaatcagagtgtatgcatgtatgctcgactccaagcaagtatgagtgtacgcggaagcatgtatcaaatagccaagtatgaacctgagaaacatatagaaaactgtcaacgaaaaacgttggtgagatcataaatgtatttgtaaaagtatactttgaaccacaatagtttgtatagatgattatccaaatcgtatttattccgaagaatgtagtttgcattgcgagcacccaattaccaaagcttaactgaatcttccctctgaattttgaatatagtgttagaacatacactatgcacgttgaaattatatttcatccactaacggtagcgaaccgtctgaatgagggttcgttaaacccgtatggccacacaacataatcactcgcttacacttacaccctgcaagtggaactaatgataattggattgaggacttttgttctaactcgtctgtatctttgtattcgtatttatgttcaaagtataaaagtatgaaaagtatatatacatgtgaaatgtatataagtatgtaatgtatatgtttctcagcccacgaattaaaagtataaaaagttgttgaaaaggtgggactatgatctcacctcgagtgcacgagtacaaaagtacttcacaaagtaacgtatgcatgaaagttgcttagccttgacctaaacaagtaagttgtatcaattaaccggttacgatacaaggtcgggtgaaatgtgttcaattagtcctatggctcgttacgactcgattaagtatagcatgtgaatcacgttgtcaagtttcatacaagaaacaagtataaaagcatgttagaatgattgtataaaagtttggttaagtttgactaaaagtcaaacttggtcaaagtcaacgaaaaagtcaacacgttcgggttcggtcccgaactatttttctgaggtttttattcatatataagcatattagaacaagtttcatgtgaatcggaggtcgatagctagtcaaacatttcgcgtgaaatgcgccaaagtgagcagaatctggccaggcgattctgcgcgccgcgcggggatgtggcgcgccgcgccactacctggccagagaattctggtcagttttcagagtatgcacgaaccaaaacacaaacattcacattttatgatccgcaaacaattagaacatgtattttatatcatcggaaagctatttcgacaaggaatacaactaaccacatatcattaatcaaaaacatcatttacaataaccgaaaactcgtcaattgatcaagaaaggtttattttcaaagtttcaagttcgtaaaacgtattttatgattcgggaatccaatttacacatacgatatgccgttttgaaggtaatgaagcatacattacaactaagcacttactaataacatttcatggcattcgaaacatcaaaagctcgttttaagtctatcaaaccctaaccaaaatccgcaaaaatcaatattcatgtttttgaagtttccttaatcaacctacgcatcaaaacgaagctagtgatactagtaacacaattaaaacatgcactttaaca
The window above is part of the Rutidosis leptorrhynchoides isolate AG116_Rl617_1_P2 chromosome 1, CSIRO_AGI_Rlap_v1, whole genome shotgun sequence genome. Proteins encoded here:
- the LOC139889761 gene encoding uncharacterized mitochondrial protein AtMg00810-like, yielding MVHQLHTRFTLKDLGELRQFLGVEVISTNSGLFWSQHTHIIDILLDQDMDGAKEVTTPMNTSTSIPPVEATSSTNSTAFRRVVGKLQYLAMTQPDIAYATNKLSQFMHNPSDDHWNAIKRLLRCLKGTIHHGLFLQKVQTLSLSTFSDSDWGGTNGYGRSTTGYAIYLGGNIISWKSAR